A section of the Babylonia areolata isolate BAREFJ2019XMU chromosome 1, ASM4173473v1, whole genome shotgun sequence genome encodes:
- the LOC143284601 gene encoding uncharacterized protein LOC143284601, translating into MHTVDCLLLLLTAAVMTAQADQISDNLLLPPLKEHLYLFDVISDAPIDDVKGSVASFNPRYSFKVIGQDKYMFLILSNDTAALRDLAFPTGSVVTQHPVVHTSEFMAMFGVNSAWSESDETELPDTVLLVHDWTFLQPETQCLRWYEREMADWAKKYEATHALVRPVSFAALAAYPPRIFIFNKFEENAMQNVVRMGMEQVGGPGRSLLTTTRIVKI; encoded by the exons ATGCACACTGTGgattgtctgctgctgctgctgacggctGCGGTCATGACGGCCCAAGCCGATCAAATCAGTGACAACCTCCTGCTGCCTCCTCTCAAAGAACACCTCTACTTGTTTGACGTCATTTCGGACGCGCCTATTGATGACGTCAAGGGGTCTGTCGCTTCTTTCAATCCTCGCTATAGCTTCAAG gtcattGGACAAGACAAGTACATGTTTT TGATTCTCAGCAACGACACAGCCGCACTGCGTGACCTCGCCTTCCCGACAGGCTCTGTAGTGACGCAACATCCGGTGGTACACACCAGCGAGTTCATGGCCATGTTTGGTGTCAACTCGGCCTGGAGCGAAAGTGATGAAACTGAGCTGCCCGATACTGTCCTGCTGGTTCACGATTGGACGTTCCTGCAACCAG AGACCCAATGCCTGAGATGGTATGAGCGAGAGATGGCAGACTGGGCCAAGAAGTACGAAGCGACACACGCCTTGGTCAGACCTGTGTCCTTTGCTGCCCTTGCTGCCTATCCTCCCAGG ATCTTTATCTTCAACAAGTTTGAAGAGAACGCCATGCAGAACGTGGTCAGAATGGGGATGGAGCAGGTGGGGGGACCCGGAAGGAGTCTGCTGACCACCACGCGAATTGTCAAGATCTAA